One genomic region from Drosophila busckii strain San Diego stock center, stock number 13000-0081.31 chromosome 3R, ASM1175060v1, whole genome shotgun sequence encodes:
- the LOC108604850 gene encoding prominin-like protein isoform X2, whose amino-acid sequence MFRTQLQLHIYNMKIKNLYTLLLVHTLVWVIFSRACKAEEFRAWRIGYEGLGTIHEQLGQKHFPKVIYSDYKSNVSYSIRSRTFQYGMTPVHKISHCILDNLFRKDPTIPKGYISTKLNSTLVLGPRYEQNDWKYVLRHYWFLLLWVFLLLLLIIAIPFFGVIYCCFCCCRCNQICAPCIHQMSFKQRLCCNIALIILTVLLFIAWIIALLNVKLIERGLRDSSLTLEYGSLDTCNFLKDVTSHIDHLLITNYEELREHLYEQLMEASKHILLDLVDVSGLNSLEKLLEILENIPRALQLMIQLDVVEKELRFYEAQFRDNIRGFKRDLIFYMGTVCEYPPCWAFLKRENVPMLGTSKCLHLDKVPNTTVYVEAIRKIIKDKLVEIPKAGVVRLSSMKKLIDQAMKPIIPPIEDKLRKGTHSFRYEAEMINNFINAVISQIHFNALRTAKGFDDVNERLGKNRSLVNGITCLLLLLLLILLICALVHGICVRRSSNGYNLLVAVILIALTVLSFLLLVGLFYFVLGLITYQGVCAPLRDGRNSSIFKQLDSEIDLRHYLPDESQIEPKVAQEQDFLVHPEVAMSLRQSKTDADDPQPLRVSKTIEACTADQTIFDLLRESGIYDIKRIRRINVTWDGAEHETGKHIFHQDLSKLDILTDDEVVKLNEIIKGNLSSYNGALYRENICKEISDKNMRTFAYALVNDNINKWKSTYGGHNRTREYYFYVNTWKTHLDGFQLDKLSTTISALIDKTLSLVDKIDKILGFNKQSVGESVRILVNAIERSEEFIKANGKAYINTLGENFTSVIEDEIQLYMDRVILKVNTNVGHCGPISYVYNRGVDYVCHHLVDPNGFWLAVLFAGFLLMPIIYVAHRLRCSYKVLTIYLPTSTYLGCPICTGAPYVVPPVVVCSDGQQENCDCENMEAKKRLKKD is encoded by the exons ATGTTTCGGACCCAATTGCAG TTGCATATTTACAatatgaaaatcaaaaatctTTATACGCTACTACTAGTTCATACCTTGGTATGGGTTATATTTTCTCGGGCTTGCAAGGCCGAAGAATTCAGAGCGTGGCGGATTGGATATGAAGGGCTCGGTACCATACATGAACAATTGGGGCAAAAACACTTTCCCAAAGTAATATATAGCGATTACAAATCAAATGTTAGCTACTCTATACGATCACGGACGTTTCAATATGGAATGACTCCCGTACATAAAATATCTCATTGTATTTTAGACAACCTCTTTAGGAAAGACCCCACCATCCCAAAAG GATACATTAGTACTAAGCTCAACAGCACGCTAGTATTGGGCCCTAGGTATGAGCAAAACGATTGGAAATACGTATTAAGGCATTATTGGTTTCTTTTATTATGGGTGTTTCTTTTGCTCTTGCTTATAATAGCAATACCCTTTTTCGG CGTAATCTATTGTTGCTtctgttgttgccgttgcaatCAGATTTGTGCACCTTGCATACATCAAATGAGCTTTAAGCAGCGCCTGTGTTGCAACATAGCACTAATTATTCTAACAGTATTGCTTTT TATTGCATGGATTATAGCTTTGCTAAATGTTAAGCTTATAGAACGCGGTTTACGGGATTCTAGTTTAACGCTCGAATATGGCAGCTTGGATACGTGCAACTTTCTGAAGGATGTCACCAGCCATATAGATCATTTACTTATTACAAATTATGAGGAGTTGAGAGAACATTTATACGAGCAGCTCATGG AGGCatcaaaacatattttattggaTCTGGTAGATGTTTCTGGTCTCAACTCATTGGAGAAACTTTTAgaaatattagaaaatataCCAAGGGCGCTTCAATTAATGATTCAACTTGATGTTGTTGAAAAGGAGTTGCGCTTTTATGAAGCACAGTTTCGAGACA atatTCGTGGATTTAAAAGggatttaatattttacatggGAACAGTTTGTGAGTACCCTCCTTGTTGGGCTTTCTTAAAAAGGGAGAATGTACCCATGCTTGGTACCTCCAAGTGTCTACATCTTGACAAG GTGCCGAATACAACAGTTTATGTGGAGGCAATAAGAAAAATCATTAAAGACAAGTTAGTTGAAATACCCAAAGCAGGGGTTGTGCGGTTAAGTTCTATGAAAAAATTGATTGACCAAGCCATGAAGCCTATTATACCGCCTATAGAAGACAAGCTTAGAAAAGGAACCCACTCCTTTCGCTATGAGGCGGAGATGataaataactttattaaTGCTGTAATCAgtcaaatacattttaatgcattgcGCACCGCAAAAGGATTCGACGATGTAAACGAAAGGCTCGGGAAAAACCGATCATTGGTGAATGGAATTACGTGCTTATTGCTGTTACTG CTACTCATTCTACTAATTTGTGCGCTTGTGCACGGCATCTGTGTACGGCGTAGCAGCAATGGGTATAATTTGCTTGTAGC CGTAATCTTAATCGCTTTAACAGTACTCTCGTTCCTACTGCTCGTTGgactgttttattttgttttaggaTTGATTACATACCAAGGGGTCTGTGCGCCGCTACGCGATGGCCGCAATAGCTCAATATTTAAGCAGTTAGATTCTGAAATTGATCTTCGACATTATTTGCCAGATGAAAGCCAAATCGAGCCCAAAGTAGCGCAGGAACAGGATTTCCTGGTGCATCCCGAAGTTGCTATGTCCTTGAGGCAGTCAAAGACTGATGCAGACGATCCACAACCATTGCGGGTATCAAAGACAATTGAAGCGTGCACGGCTGACCAAACGATCTTTGATCTGTTGCGTGAGAGCGGCATATATGATATAAAGAGAATCAGGCGAATCAATGTCACATGGGATGGTGCGGAGCATGAGACAGGCAAGCATATATTTCATCAGGATTTATCTAAGCTCGATATTTTGACGGATGATGAGGTTGTTAAgcttaatgaaataattaaaggcAACCTATCAAGCTACAATGGTGCATTATATAGAGAAAACATATGCAAGGAAATTTCCGATAAAAATATGAGAACTTTTGCGTACGCACTTGTCAATGATAACATTAATAAATGGAAGAGCACTTACGGAGGCCACAATCGAACTCGAGAATATTACTTTTACGTTAATACATGGAAAACACATTTAGACGGTTTTCAGCTTGATAAATTGTCTACAACGATATCAGCTCTCATTGATAAAACACTCAGTCTAGTCGATAAAATCGATAAGATTCTTGGGTTTAACAAGCAAAGTGTTGGTGAATCTGTGCGTATTTTAGTAAATGCCATCGAACGCTCGGAAGAgtttataaaagcaaacgGTAAGGCCTACATAAATACACTCGGCGAAAACTTCACTAGCGTCATCGAAGATGAAATACAGTTGTATATGGATAGAGTAATTCTCAAAGTCAATACAAACGTTGGACACTGCGGCCCAATATCTTATGTTTACAACCGTGGAGTTGACTACGTTTGCCATCACCTTGTCGATCCC AATGGTTTCTGGTTGGCTGTGCTGTTTGCCGGGTTTCTGCTCATGCCTATTATTTATGTTGCCCATAGACTACGTTGCTCATACAAGGTACTAACGATCTACCTGCCGACAAGTACATATCTTGG CTGTCCCATTTGCACTGGCGCACCCTATGTTGTTCCTCCAGTAGTCGTCTGCTCAGATGGACAACAGGAAAACTGCGATTGCGAGAACATGGAAGCAAAAAAGAGACTGAAAAAAGACTGA
- the LOC108604850 gene encoding prominin-like protein isoform X1 gives MFRTQLQLHIYNMKIKNLYTLLLVHTLVWVIFSRACKAEEFRAWRIGYEGLGTIHEQLGQKHFPKVIYSDYKSNVSYSIRSRTFQYGMTPVHKISHCILDNLFRKDPTIPKGYISTKLNSTLVLGPRYEQNDWKYVLRHYWFLLLWVFLLLLLIIAIPFFGVIYCCFCCCRCNQICAPCIHQMSFKQRLCCNIALIILTVLLFIAWIIALLNVKLIERGLRDSSLTLEYGSLDTCNFLKDVTSHIDHLLITNYEELREHLYEQLMEASKHILLDLVDVSGLNSLEKLLEILENIPRALQLMIQLDVVEKELRFYEAQFRDNIRGFKRDLIFYMGTVCEYPPCWAFLKRENVPMLGTSKCLHLDKVPNTTVYVEAIRKIIKDKLVEIPKAGVVRLSSMKKLIDQAMKPIIPPIEDKLRKGTHSFRYEAEMINNFINAVISQIHFNALRTAKGFDDVNERLGKNRSLVNGITCLLLLLLLILLICALVHGICVRRSSNGYNLLVAVILIALTVLSFLLLVGLFYFVLGLITYQGVCAPLRDGRNSSIFKQLDSEIDLRHYLPDESQIEPKVAQEQDFLVHPEVAMSLRQSKTDADDPQPLRVSKTIEACTADQTIFDLLRESGIYDIKRIRRINVTWDGAEHETGKHIFHQDLSKLDILTDDEVVKLNEIIKGNLSSYNGALYRENICKEISDKNMRTFAYALVNDNINKWKSTYGGHNRTREYYFYVNTWKTHLDGFQLDKLSTTISALIDKTLSLVDKIDKILGFNKQSVGESVRILVNAIERSEEFIKANGKAYINTLGENFTSVIEDEIQLYMDRVILKVNTNVGHCGPISYVYNRGVDYVCHHLVDPVNGFWLAVLFAGFLLMPIIYVAHRLRCSYKVLTIYLPTSTYLGCPICTGAPYVVPPVVVCSDGQQENCDCENMEAKKRLKKD, from the exons ATGTTTCGGACCCAATTGCAG TTGCATATTTACAatatgaaaatcaaaaatctTTATACGCTACTACTAGTTCATACCTTGGTATGGGTTATATTTTCTCGGGCTTGCAAGGCCGAAGAATTCAGAGCGTGGCGGATTGGATATGAAGGGCTCGGTACCATACATGAACAATTGGGGCAAAAACACTTTCCCAAAGTAATATATAGCGATTACAAATCAAATGTTAGCTACTCTATACGATCACGGACGTTTCAATATGGAATGACTCCCGTACATAAAATATCTCATTGTATTTTAGACAACCTCTTTAGGAAAGACCCCACCATCCCAAAAG GATACATTAGTACTAAGCTCAACAGCACGCTAGTATTGGGCCCTAGGTATGAGCAAAACGATTGGAAATACGTATTAAGGCATTATTGGTTTCTTTTATTATGGGTGTTTCTTTTGCTCTTGCTTATAATAGCAATACCCTTTTTCGG CGTAATCTATTGTTGCTtctgttgttgccgttgcaatCAGATTTGTGCACCTTGCATACATCAAATGAGCTTTAAGCAGCGCCTGTGTTGCAACATAGCACTAATTATTCTAACAGTATTGCTTTT TATTGCATGGATTATAGCTTTGCTAAATGTTAAGCTTATAGAACGCGGTTTACGGGATTCTAGTTTAACGCTCGAATATGGCAGCTTGGATACGTGCAACTTTCTGAAGGATGTCACCAGCCATATAGATCATTTACTTATTACAAATTATGAGGAGTTGAGAGAACATTTATACGAGCAGCTCATGG AGGCatcaaaacatattttattggaTCTGGTAGATGTTTCTGGTCTCAACTCATTGGAGAAACTTTTAgaaatattagaaaatataCCAAGGGCGCTTCAATTAATGATTCAACTTGATGTTGTTGAAAAGGAGTTGCGCTTTTATGAAGCACAGTTTCGAGACA atatTCGTGGATTTAAAAGggatttaatattttacatggGAACAGTTTGTGAGTACCCTCCTTGTTGGGCTTTCTTAAAAAGGGAGAATGTACCCATGCTTGGTACCTCCAAGTGTCTACATCTTGACAAG GTGCCGAATACAACAGTTTATGTGGAGGCAATAAGAAAAATCATTAAAGACAAGTTAGTTGAAATACCCAAAGCAGGGGTTGTGCGGTTAAGTTCTATGAAAAAATTGATTGACCAAGCCATGAAGCCTATTATACCGCCTATAGAAGACAAGCTTAGAAAAGGAACCCACTCCTTTCGCTATGAGGCGGAGATGataaataactttattaaTGCTGTAATCAgtcaaatacattttaatgcattgcGCACCGCAAAAGGATTCGACGATGTAAACGAAAGGCTCGGGAAAAACCGATCATTGGTGAATGGAATTACGTGCTTATTGCTGTTACTG CTACTCATTCTACTAATTTGTGCGCTTGTGCACGGCATCTGTGTACGGCGTAGCAGCAATGGGTATAATTTGCTTGTAGC CGTAATCTTAATCGCTTTAACAGTACTCTCGTTCCTACTGCTCGTTGgactgttttattttgttttaggaTTGATTACATACCAAGGGGTCTGTGCGCCGCTACGCGATGGCCGCAATAGCTCAATATTTAAGCAGTTAGATTCTGAAATTGATCTTCGACATTATTTGCCAGATGAAAGCCAAATCGAGCCCAAAGTAGCGCAGGAACAGGATTTCCTGGTGCATCCCGAAGTTGCTATGTCCTTGAGGCAGTCAAAGACTGATGCAGACGATCCACAACCATTGCGGGTATCAAAGACAATTGAAGCGTGCACGGCTGACCAAACGATCTTTGATCTGTTGCGTGAGAGCGGCATATATGATATAAAGAGAATCAGGCGAATCAATGTCACATGGGATGGTGCGGAGCATGAGACAGGCAAGCATATATTTCATCAGGATTTATCTAAGCTCGATATTTTGACGGATGATGAGGTTGTTAAgcttaatgaaataattaaaggcAACCTATCAAGCTACAATGGTGCATTATATAGAGAAAACATATGCAAGGAAATTTCCGATAAAAATATGAGAACTTTTGCGTACGCACTTGTCAATGATAACATTAATAAATGGAAGAGCACTTACGGAGGCCACAATCGAACTCGAGAATATTACTTTTACGTTAATACATGGAAAACACATTTAGACGGTTTTCAGCTTGATAAATTGTCTACAACGATATCAGCTCTCATTGATAAAACACTCAGTCTAGTCGATAAAATCGATAAGATTCTTGGGTTTAACAAGCAAAGTGTTGGTGAATCTGTGCGTATTTTAGTAAATGCCATCGAACGCTCGGAAGAgtttataaaagcaaacgGTAAGGCCTACATAAATACACTCGGCGAAAACTTCACTAGCGTCATCGAAGATGAAATACAGTTGTATATGGATAGAGTAATTCTCAAAGTCAATACAAACGTTGGACACTGCGGCCCAATATCTTATGTTTACAACCGTGGAGTTGACTACGTTTGCCATCACCTTGTCGATCCCGTT AATGGTTTCTGGTTGGCTGTGCTGTTTGCCGGGTTTCTGCTCATGCCTATTATTTATGTTGCCCATAGACTACGTTGCTCATACAAGGTACTAACGATCTACCTGCCGACAAGTACATATCTTGG CTGTCCCATTTGCACTGGCGCACCCTATGTTGTTCCTCCAGTAGTCGTCTGCTCAGATGGACAACAGGAAAACTGCGATTGCGAGAACATGGAAGCAAAAAAGAGACTGAAAAAAGACTGA